One Ignisphaera sp. DNA segment encodes these proteins:
- a CDS encoding DNA-directed RNA polymerase subunit K produces MSSEKGVPVRLVRDVSEIVIGPPRLTKYEKARVVAARAMQLTMGAPPLIDVSKLNPKDSVIIAEHELNIGVLPILIKRELPNGEYQLIPLRILTDFEKRRRSRVDKVMVDIFCEISK; encoded by the coding sequence ATGAGTAGCGAGAAGGGTGTTCCAGTAAGGTTGGTAAGAGATGTCAGTGAAATAGTCATAGGTCCCCCTCGTCTCACGAAGTATGAAAAGGCTAGAGTAGTAGCAGCGAGAGCAATGCAGTTGACCATGGGAGCGCCTCCGCTTATTGACGTATCAAAGCTTAATCCCAAAGATAGTGTGATAATAGCTGAACATGAACTTAATATAGGTGTGCTTCCCATACTCATTAAGAGAGAGCTACCTAATGGTGAGTACCAGTTAATACCACTTAGAATTTTAACTGATTTCGAGAAAAGGAGGAGAAGCCGTGTTGATAAAGTTATGGTAGATATTTTTTGTGAAATTTCCAAATAA